The Halomonas denitrificans DNA window CGGACCTTCAGGCCGATCGAGGCGATCTTGGCGCCGTCGACGTAGACGCCCGGGGCGCCGTCCTTGCGCGCACCCTCCAGCCCGTAGGCGGCGAGCTGGCGGATCACGGTCTCCTCCAGGTCGCGGACCAGGCAGCGCACACCCAGCCCCATCCGCTCGAGGTCGAGCAAGGGGTAGGCGACCAGCTGGCCCGGTCCGTGGTAGGTGACCTGGCCGCCGCGGTCGGTCTGGACCACCGGGATGTCGCCCGGCGCGAGCACGTGCTCGGCCTTGCCGGCCAGTCCCTGGGTGAACACCGGCGGGTGCTCCAGCAACCAGAGCTCGTCCGGGCTGTCGGGTCCACGCCCGTCCGTGTAGTCGCGCATCGCCTGCCAGGTCGCCTCGTAGGGCACCCGTCCGAGCCAGCGCACGACCACGGTGCGACGATCGTTCACGGTCGATGCCTCACAGCGTCATGACCACGATGTCGAGCTCGCGCACGGTGGCGTAGACCGCCTCCAGTTCGCGCCGCGAGGCCACGTCGACCTCGACCGTGACGCTCTGGAAGCGGCCGTTGCGGCTTGGCCGTACCCGGACCTGCTCGCGGTCGAAGCCGACCTCGAGCCGGGCGATCGCGGTCAGCACCTGGTCCAGCGCCTGCTCGCGGGTGCGGGTCATGATCTTGACCGGGTAGCGGCACGGGAACTCCAGCGCGCCTTCGGCATCGAGGCTCAGGTCGTCGTCAGTCATCGCCGCCGAACAGTCCGCCGAACCACAGGCCGATCCCGTCGGTGGTGCGTCCCCACCAGCCGGCGCGGGGAACCTCCGTCTGGACCACCAGCGGCTGCTCGTGCTCGAGCTCGCCGTCCAGGGTGATCTGCAGCGAACCGAAGCTCTGGCCCGCCTCGAACGGCGCGACCGGACGACTCGGCACGACCAGCTCGGCGCTCAGCCGATCCTGTCGGCCGCGCGGGATGGTCACGTAGACGTCCGAGGCCACGCCCAGCGCCATGTCGTCGACCCGTCCCTTCCAGACCTCGGCCCGGGTCAGTTCGTCGCCGGCCGAGTACAGCTTGAAGGTCTCGAAGAAGCGGAAACCGTAGTTCAGCAGCGATTGGCTGGCCTCGGCGCGCGCGTTCTCGCTGGCCGTGCCCATCACCACGCTGACCAGGCGCATGCCGTCGCGCACCGCCGAGGTGGCCAGGCAGTAGCCGGCGGCTTCCGTATGGCCGGTCTTCAGGCCGTCGACCGACGGATCGCGTCTGAGCAGCAGGTTGCGGTTGGGCTGGCGGATGTCGTTGTAGGTGAAGTCGGCCTGCGAATACCAGCCGTAATACTCGGGAAACTCGGCGATCAGCGCGCGCGACAGCGTGGCGACGTCGGCCGCGGTCGTGTAATGGGCCTCCGACGGCAGGCCGGTCGCGTTCTCGTAGTTCGTCCCGCTCATGCCCAGGCGCTGCGCCTCGGCATTCATCATCTGGGCGAACACCGCCTCGGAGCCGGCCACGTGCTCGGCCAGGGCAACGCTGGCGTCGTTGCCCGACTGGATGATCACGCCCTTGAGCAGGTCCTCGACGCTGACCTCCGTGTCGACCTCGACGAACATCCGCGAGCCTTCCGTGCGCCATGCCTTCTCGCTGATCCGGACCATCTCGTCGAGGCTCAGGTTGCCGTTGGCGAGCTCGCGGAACACCACGTAGCTGGTCATCAGCTTGGTGATGCTGGCCGGCTCGACGCGCATCGCCGGCTCCCGCGCGGCGATGATCTCGCCGGAGTGGAAGTCCTGCAGCACGAAGCTGGTCGCGGCCAGGTCCGGGGCGGCGGGAATCGGCACCTGGGCGGGCGCGCGCCCGGCCAGCGCCAGCAGCAGTCCGAAGCAGAACAGGAATGTCTTGGTGTGGGTCATGTCGCCTTTGTCGGTCGGTTTCGTGTGGGGTTGGAACGTCGACCGGCCCGTCGGTTCGATCGCATCCGCATCGAACGATGGAGTCGGGGCGCCGGTCGGCGGCTTCAAGTCGGGTCCGGGCCGGATGCCCAGCGGTCTCGAGGCGCGCGCCTACGGATAGACGAACACCGGCACCTCCAGGCCCAGCGCGATGATCCGTCGGGCCAGCGCCTGGGCATGGGCAGCCTCCCAGACCGGGCCGACCCGGACACGCCAGACCCGTCGCCCGCCGGACCAGCCGCGCTCGATCCGCACGTCCTCGATCTCGGCCCGGCGCAGCTGGCGGGCCACGTCTTCGGCCGTGCGCTCGCGCGAGAACGCGCCGGCCTGGAGGACCACTGGCAGCTCGCGCGGCGCACTGACCGCATCGGCCGGCACCTCCTGCTGCGCGATCGCCCGAACCTCGACCCGCGCGGTCCCGGTCTCGAGCACGCCGAGCAGCACGGCGGCCGCGTACGACAGGTCGATGATACGGCCCTCCTTGAACGGCCCGCGGTCGTTGACCCGGACCACCAGACTGCGGTCGTTGTCGAGATTCGTGACCTCGACCCAGGTCGGCAGCGGCAGCGTCTTGTGCGCGGCCGAGACCTGGTACATGTCGAAGGGCTCGCCCGACGAGGTCGGTCGGCCGTGGAACTTGCTGCCGTACCAGGACGCGATGCCGCGCTCACGGTAGCCGGCTGCCGTCGGCAGCACCTGGTAGGTCCGGCCCAGCACCGTGTACGGCGAGTGGTTGCCGTAGCGCGCCCGCGGCTCGGGGCGCGGCTGCGGCACTTCGATCCGGCTCGGGTCCAGCGGCCGCCCGGCGCCGTCGGCGGGCTCGCGCAGCTCGCGCCCGCCGCAGCCGACCAGAAGTACGATGGCCATCAACGCGGCGGCCCGCCGCCAGAGGCTGACGGGTGCCGGTCCGGCATGGCGAGGCGCTGCGACACGGCCCGCGCTCATCGGCCGGCGGCCCCGGCGTAGGTGGCCAGGCTCGGGCCCTGCTCGACCCCGGCCTCGCTGGCGATCGCGGCGGCGAGCTGCGACACGGCCATGGCATACAGCGGCGAACGGTTGTAGCGGGTCATCACGTAGAAGTTGGTCAGGCCGATCCAGTACTCCGGACCGGTCTCGCCTTCCAGTTCGATCAGGGTCGCCGGCGTATCGCCGGCCAGCCCGCCGGCATCGAACTCGATGCCCAGTGCCGCCAGGCCGTCGAGCGTGTCGGCCGGCTTGATCGGAAACTCGCGGTCCAGGGCGGCCGGAACCGCCTCGACCGGCAGCGCGGTCGGCTCGTCGGGCCGCCAGCCGTGCACGTGCAGGTAGTTGGCCACGGAGCCGAGCGCATCGGGCAGCGACTGCCACAGGTCGCGCGAGCCGGACTCGTCGAAGTCGACCGCGTAGGCCCGGTAGCTCGAGGGAATGAACTGGCCCAGGCCCATGGCCCCGGCGTAGGAGCCGCGCACCTCCTCCAGCGGCAGGCCCTCTTCCTCGGCCAGGCGGAAGTACTCGCCGAGTTCGCGGGCGAAGAACGCGCCGCGGCGCGGGTAGTAGAAGCCCAGCGTGGCCAGGGCGTCGAGCACCCGGTAGCTGCCGGTGATCGTGCCGTAGTTGGTTTCGACCCCGATGATCGCCAGCACGAACGGCGCCGGCACGCCGAAGCGTTCGGCCACGCGATCGACCAGCTCGCGATGCTCGTCCCAGTATTCGGCACCGGCGCGGATGCGCGTTTCGCCGAGGAAGATCGGCCGGTACTCGTGCCAGGGCTTGCCCTCGGCCGGCCGGGTGATCGCATCGATGATCGCCTGCTGGTATTCGGCGCGCCCGAGCACGGCGCGGACGTAGTCGGCGTCGAGACCGTGCTCGGCGACCACGCGATCGACGAACGCTTCGGCGCCCGGGTGCGGCTCGGCGCCTCCGCTGTCGGTCGGCTCTGCGGACGCGGGCGCCGCCGTGCTCTGTGCCGACACCGGCGCGCCGAACACCCATGGCCCGAGCAGCAGCGCGCCGACCAGCAGTGCCGGCCCAATCATTCGAGAAACCAGGACTCGCATCGTCACTCCGTCGAAGATTTCGCCCGCATTCCGGGCATTGCAGGAAGGGCCCGTCGATTGCCGGCCCGCCCGACCCGCAGGACGCCCGTCATCGCATCAGCTTCCGGCGACTGTACAGGCCCATGATGATACCGAAGCCGGTCAACAGGGTCGCCGCCGACGTACCGCCGTAGCTGATCAACGGCAGCGGGACGCCGACCACCGGCAGCACGCCGGACACCATGCCGGCATTGACCAGCAGGTAGACGAAGAACAGGAACACCAGGCTGCCCCCGAGCATCCGACCGAACACCCCGCGGGTCTGGCCGACCAGGTGCATCGCGCGCAGCAGGATGGCCACGTAGAGCAACAGCACCGCGGCCACGCCCAGGAAGCCGAACTCCTCGGACAGCACCGCGAGGATGAAATCCGTGTGCGGCTCGGGCAGGAACTCCAGCCGCGACTGGCTGCCCTCCATCCAGCCGCGCCCGGTCAGGCCGCCGGTGCCGACCGCGATCTTGCTCTGGATGATGTTCCAGCCCTCGCCCAGCGGGTCCGATTCGGGGTTCAGGAAGGTCAGCACGCGGTTCTTCTGGTAGTCGTGCAGCTTGCTCCAGATCAGCGGCATCGCCGCCACCAGCCCGGCCAGGCCGAGCAGGATCCAGCGCCAGCGCACGCCGGCGAGGAACAGCACCATCACCCCGCCGCCAGCGACCAGCACCGACGTCCCGAGGTCGGGCTGGACCACGATCAGGCCGGTCGGCACGCCGATCAGCACAGCGCAGGCGGCGAAGTCCTTCAGCGTCGGCGGCAGCGGCTTCTGGTGCATCCAGGTGGCCACCATCAGCGGCACCGCGATCTTCATGATTTCCGAGGGCTGGAAGCGCAGCAGGCCGAGGTCCAGCCAGCGCTGCGCACCGCGACCGACGCCGAACAACAGCACGCCGATCAGCAGCGTGATGCCGCCCGCGTACAGCCACGGCGCCCAGCGCCGGTACGCGCTGGCCGGAACCTGGGCCGCGATCAGCATCAGGACGCCGCCGATGCCGAGCCGGACCGCCTGCCGGACCACCAGCGCCATGCTGCCGTCGCTGGCGCTGTAGAGCACCAGCAGACCGAAGGCCATCAGCGCCGCCAGCAGGCCGAGAAGCCAGCCGTCGAAGCGCAGCAGCCCGGGCCGCAGGTCGATCGGCCCGGTGCTCACGGGGCACCCCCTCCGACATCGGCCAACCGGTCGGCCGGCGACGGTTCGTCGGCGCCGTCCTCACCCAGCGCCCGGGCCAGCACCTCGGCCGCGATTGGCGCGGCCACCGTGGCCCCGCCGCCGCCGTGCTCGGCGACCACGGCGACCGCGATCTCCGGTGCATCGACCGGGGCGAAGGCGATGAACAGCGCGTGGTTGCGCAGGAACTCCGGGAGATCCTCGCGCTCGTCGGCGTCTTCGTCCTGGGGCCGGCCGAAGACCTGGGCCGTGCCGGTCTTGCCGGCCATCGGGACCGGCACGCGGTCGGCGACCGCGCGGGCGGTTCCGCGATTGCCGTAGATCACCGCCTGCATGCCGTCGAACACGGTCTGCCAGTGGGCGGAGTCATGCTCGATGACCTGGACCGGCTCGGCCGGGTCGACGAGCCGGGGCGGCGCGGTGCGGCCTCGCCCCGCCAGCGCCGCGGTCATCGCCGCCAGCTGCAGCGGCGTCACCACCGTGAAGCCCTGGCCGATGCCGGTGATCACCGTCTCGCCTGGGAACCAGGGCTCGTTCAGCGTGCGGCGCTTCCAGCTTCGCCCGGGCAGCACACCGGCGTACTCGCCCGGCAGGTCGATCCCGGTGGGCTGGCCGAGGCCGAACAGCGCCAGCTCGCGCGAGATGGCGTCGATGCCGAGGTCGGCGGCCAGCTGGTAGAAGTAGACGTTGACCGATTGCTCGAGCGCCGCCTCGAGATCGACCCAGCCGTGACCGCCGCGGCGCCAGTCCCGGTACTCGCGCGAATGCCCGGGCAGCCGGAACACGCCGCTGGAGAACACCCGCGTGTCGCGGGAGATCAGGCCGGCGTCGAGACCGGCCAGCGCGATGAACGGCTTGATCGTCGACCCCGGCTCGTAGCCGCCGGACAGGAAGCGATTGAACAGCGGCCGGTACGGGTTGTCGAGCAGCGCACGGTAATCGGCCGACGAGATCCCGTTGACGAACAGGTTGGGGTCGTAGCCGGGCTTGCTGACCAGCGCGAGCACGTCGCCGCTGGCCACGTCGAGGGCGACCACCGCACCGGAGGACGTGTCCAGGGCCTGCATCGCCGCGCGCTGCAGGTCGAGATCGATGCTCAGGCGCAGGTCCTCGCCGGGCACGGGGTCCGTGCGATCCAGCACCCGCACGACCCGGCCCTGGGCGTTGGTCTCGACTCGCTCGATGCCGGACCGCCCGTGCAGGCGCTGTTCGAACTGGCGCTCGATGCCGGTCTTGCCCGTGTGGGTGGTGGCGCGGTAGTCGTCCGGGTCGAGTCGCGCCAGGTCGGCGGCATCGAGCCGGGCCACGTAGCCGACCACGTGCGCCAGCAGTTCGCCGTGCGGGTAATAGCGCGTCAGGTACGGCTCGATCTCCAGGCCGGCGAGCTGGTGACGCTCCAGCGCAAGGGTGGCGACCTGGTCCTCGCTGAGGTTGGTCTTGAGCGTGACAGGCTGGAACGGACGACTGCGCGTCAGGTCCAGGGCGAAGCGTTCGCGCTCGTCCTCGCTCAGCCCGACCAGCGCATCGACGCGCGCCAGCGCCTCGGCCCGGTCGTCGACGCGCTCGGGCACCATCACCAACCGGTAGGCGGCCCGGTTCTCGGCCAGCACCCGGCCGTGCCGGTCCAGGATCAACCCACGGTTCGGCGCCACGGCCTGCAGCCGTACGCGGTTGTTCTCGGCCCGCGCCGCGAACGCATCGTGGCCGGCCAGCTGGAGCTGGGCGAAGCGGCCGAGGATCGCGAGCAGGGACGCCAGCATCAGCAGCGTGACGATCAGCAGCCGCCGGTCGACCCGGCGCGCGTCCAGCGGGTCGATCGCCCCGGTCGACCAGCGCTTCATGTTCGGGCCCCCCGTCGATGGGAGCGCAGCGCGTCGAGCAGCAGGAACAGCCAGGGCCACAGGGCCACGCCGACCAGCGGCGGCAGCCAGAATGCCCAGCCGGGCCAGGTCCGCTCGAGCAGGCCGACGATCCACAGGTGGACGATCCGGTCGTTGAGCAACAGCGCTCCGACCGCCAGCGCCTGCTGCCAGGGGGGGAAGAAGCGGATCCGGTTGCGGAAGCGGCCGACCAGGAAATTGAGGATGACGAGGCTGAGCGCATGCCGGCCCAGTAGCGTGCCGGTCAGCACGTCGAGCAGCAGGCCCAGGCCGAAGGCCGCGCCCAGGCCGTGCAGGCGGCCGGACTCGAGATGCCAGTAGATCAGGACCAGCGCGAGCCAGTAGGGCCGCAGGGGCTCGAGGAGGTCGGGCAGCGGCACCACCGTGAGCACCAGCGCGGCCAGCAGCGAGCCGGCGAACACGAGCGGACCGTCACGCTCCTCGCGGCGGCTCACGGCCCACCTCCATCGACGTCGCCGGCCGGATCCCCGTTGCCGCTGCCGCCGCCGGCGCGGTCATCGACCTCCGCGGCGCCGGCGTCCGGGGTCGCGGAAACCTCGTCGGGCGTCGTACCGTCGGGGTCGGACGCCGGGCGCTCTCCGTCCGCGCCAGGGTCCGGCACCCCGGCCGCGTTCGCATCGACCGCGGACGGCGCCGGTTCCGCGTCGAGGATCAGCACCAGGCGATTGCGGTCCATCGCCGACAGCGGCTCGACCCCGGCGCGGGCGAAGGGCTCGCCGCTGGGCCGGTCGAGTTCGACCACGCGACCGACCGGCAGCCCGGCCGGAAATCGACCGCCGAGGCCGGACGTGACGACCAGGTCGCCGATCTCCAGTTCCGTGTTCATCGGCAGGTCGTTGAGGCGCATCCGGTCGACCTGCCCGGTGCCGTAGGCAATCGTCCGTTCGCCCGAGGGCAAGGCCTGGACCGGCAGCGCATGGTCGGGATCGGTCAGCAGGATCACCCGGGCGGTGGCGGCGAAGACGTCCTCGACCTGGCCGAGCACGCCGCGGTCGTCGATCACCGGCATGCCGACCGCGACGCCGTCGCCGCGGCCGCGCTTGACCAGGATGCGGTGGGCGAAGGGGTCGAGATCGATGCTGACCAGCTCGGCGGCGAGGTACTCGCGATCGATCCGGCGGCCCGCATCGAGGAGCGAACGCAGGGTCCGGTTCTCGATCGCCAGGTCGGCCAGCTCGCCGAGCGCGGCCTGGCGCTCGACCGCTTCGCGTTCCAGCGTGCGCACGCGGTCGACCAGCTCGCCGCGGCGCGACCAGAATTCCTCGAAGCGCTCGGCGCCCCGGAACGGCAGATCGACCAGCAGGACAAGCGGCTCGACCAGCTGGCCGGCCAGGGAGCGGACGCGGTCGACGTAGCGACCACGGTAATCCAGCGCCATCAGGGTGATCGCGAGCAGCGCGTAGGCCATCAGGCGCGCGGTGCCCCCGGCGGCGCCCAGCAGCGCGCGGCGGGAATACGGACTATTCACTGCGGTCCCGGTTCACCGCGTCACGGCTCAACTGGGAAAGAAGAAGTCGCCGCGATTCTCGTCCATCATCTCGATCGCCCGGCCGCCGCCGCGGGCGACACAGGTCAGCGGATCCTCGGCGATGATCACCGGCAGGCCGGTCTCTTCCATCAGCAGCTTGTCGAGCTGCTTGAGCAGCGCGCCGCCGCCGGTCAGCACGATGCCCGTCTCGGCGACGTCGGCGCAGAGTTCCGGCGGCGTCTGCTCCAGCGCGTTCTTGACCGCGCTGGTGATCGACGACAGCGGTTCGCTCAGCGCCTCGAGCACCTCGTTGGAATTCATCGTGATCATCTTGGGCACGCCCTCGGCCAGGTTCCGGCCCGAGACCTCCATTTCGCGGGTCTCGTTGAGCGGATAGGCGCAGCCGATCTCGAGCTTGATCCGCTCGGCGGTGGCCTCGCCGATCAGCGTGCCGTAGGAGCGGCGCACGTAGTTGATGATCGCCTCGTCGAAGTGGTCGCCGCCGACCCGGACCGAGTTGGAGTACACGATGCCGTTGAGCGAGAGCACCGCGACCTCGGAGGTACCACCGCCGATGTCGAGCACCATGGAGCCGCGCGCCTCGTGGATCGGGATCCCGGCGCCGATCGCAGCGGCCATCGGCTCCTCGATCAGGAACACCTCGCGGGCGCCGGCGCCTTCGGCCGATTCCTTGATCGCGCGCCGCTCGACCTGGGTCGACGAACACGGCACGCAGACCAGCACCCGCGGGCTCGGCCGCAGGAAGCGCGACGAGTGCACCTTCTTTATGAAGTGCTGCAGCATCTGCTCGGTCATGTCGAAGTCGGCGATCACGCCGTCCTTCATCGGCCGGACCGTGCGGATGTTGCCCGGCGTGCGGCCGAGCATCTGCTTGGCCTCGATCCCGACCGACGCGACGTTCTGCGGGCCGCCGGGCCCGCGATCCATCCGGACCGCGACCACCGAGGGTTCATTGAGGACGATGCCCTGGCCACGCACGAAGATCAGCGTGTTGGCGGTGCCGAGGTCGATGGAAAGATCGTTGGAAAAGAGACCGCGCAGACGTTTGAACATGGAATACCGGCAACTGGGGAGTGGAACCGAGGCGAACACCGCCTGGGGCGGGCCGTGTTCGCGCGTGCATGCGCCGTAGTGTACGCCAATCGTCCAGCGGTTCCGCCCCGGATCCGCGTTCCTCCGGGGCCGGTTGCGCGAACCGCGTCACACTCGACGGAACCAGCCTCGCCGGAGGGGCGTTAAGCCTTCGTTATACTGTCGCGCTGACTTGACTCCAGGACGTCTCCTCCATGTCCATCCTGATCTGCGGCTCGCTGGCCTACGACAACATCATGGTCTTCCCCGAGCGCTTCAAGGACCACATCCTTCCGGACAAGACCCACATGCTCAACGTGGCGTTCCTGGTCCCCGAGATGCACCGGAATTTCGGCGGCTGTGCGGGCAACATCGCCTACGGCCTGCAGCAGCTCGGGGCGACGCCGCTGCCGATGGCGGCGGTCGGCGCCGACTTCGATCGCTACGCCGAACGCCTCGACGAACTCGGCATCAGCCAGGCCTACGTGCTGCGCGACGACGACCATTTCACGGCCCAGGCCTATATCACCACCGACCTGGACGACAACCAGATCACCGCCTTTCACCCGGGCGCCATGGACCAGAACCATCGAAACGTCGTGCCGACCGACGGCACGGTGGCCTGGGGCATCATCTCGCCGGACGGCAAGCAGGCGATGCTCGACCATTCCGACCAGTTCAAGAGCGCCGGCATCCCGCACATCTTCGACCCCGGTCAAGCGCTGCCGATGTTCAACGGCGACGAACTGCGCGGCCTGGTGGCCAATGCCGACTGGCTGACGGTCAACTCCTACGAGTGGGAAATGATCGTGAAGAAGACCGGCTGGACCCGAGGCGAAGCGCTCGCCGGCCTCAAGGGCGGCCTGATCGTGACTCACGGCGGCGAAGGTTCCAAGCTGCTGACCGCCGACGGCGAGGCAGACATCCCGGCCGTCCGGCCGGAACGCATCGCCGACCCGACCGGCTGCGGCGACGCCTACCGTGCCGGCCTGCTGTTCGGCCTCGAGCGCGGCTGGAACCCGGTCGACGCGGCCCGTCTCGGCTCGCTGATGGGCTCGATCAAGATCGCCCACAACGCGCCGCAGGGCTACTCCCTGGACCTGAACGATCTGACGGCCCGCTACAAGACCGAATTCGGCAGCGCAATGCCGGCCTGATCGTCGCTCTTGCGCACATTTGACTGGTTGATCGCTCCACTTTCGACGACGTTGTCAAACATCGTCGCCGTCCCGGTCCGGCCGATCGCCAACGCCGTGATCTGCCGCCGGGCGGTATCCTTCGCCCCATGAAGATC harbors:
- the lipB gene encoding lipoyl(octanoyl) transferase LipB — protein: MNDRRTVVVRWLGRVPYEATWQAMRDYTDGRGPDSPDELWLLEHPPVFTQGLAGKAEHVLAPGDIPVVQTDRGGQVTYHGPGQLVAYPLLDLERMGLGVRCLVRDLEETVIRQLAAYGLEGARKDGAPGVYVDGAKIASIGLKVRRGCTYHGLAFNIDMDLSPFDRINPCGYAGQPMTRLADRAGGIDFNRARADFVAVLARVLGLDCREAPPDDGSHKLLSDVG
- a CDS encoding DUF493 domain-containing protein produces the protein MTDDDLSLDAEGALEFPCRYPVKIMTRTREQALDQVLTAIARLEVGFDREQVRVRPSRNGRFQSVTVEVDVASRRELEAVYATVRELDIVVMTL
- a CDS encoding D-alanyl-D-alanine carboxypeptidase, with the protein product MTHTKTFLFCFGLLLALAGRAPAQVPIPAAPDLAATSFVLQDFHSGEIIAAREPAMRVEPASITKLMTSYVVFRELANGNLSLDEMVRISEKAWRTEGSRMFVEVDTEVSVEDLLKGVIIQSGNDASVALAEHVAGSEAVFAQMMNAEAQRLGMSGTNYENATGLPSEAHYTTAADVATLSRALIAEFPEYYGWYSQADFTYNDIRQPNRNLLLRRDPSVDGLKTGHTEAAGYCLATSAVRDGMRLVSVVMGTASENARAEASQSLLNYGFRFFETFKLYSAGDELTRAEVWKGRVDDMALGVASDVYVTIPRGRQDRLSAELVVPSRPVAPFEAGQSFGSLQITLDGELEHEQPLVVQTEVPRAGWWGRTTDGIGLWFGGLFGGDD
- a CDS encoding septal ring lytic transglycosylase RlpA family protein, which produces MSAGRVAAPRHAGPAPVSLWRRAAALMAIVLLVGCGGRELREPADGAGRPLDPSRIEVPQPRPEPRARYGNHSPYTVLGRTYQVLPTAAGYRERGIASWYGSKFHGRPTSSGEPFDMYQVSAAHKTLPLPTWVEVTNLDNDRSLVVRVNDRGPFKEGRIIDLSYAAAVLLGVLETGTARVEVRAIAQQEVPADAVSAPRELPVVLQAGAFSRERTAEDVARQLRRAEIEDVRIERGWSGGRRVWRVRVGPVWEAAHAQALARRIIALGLEVPVFVYP
- the mltB gene encoding lytic murein transglycosylase B, which codes for MIGPALLVGALLLGPWVFGAPVSAQSTAAPASAEPTDSGGAEPHPGAEAFVDRVVAEHGLDADYVRAVLGRAEYQQAIIDAITRPAEGKPWHEYRPIFLGETRIRAGAEYWDEHRELVDRVAERFGVPAPFVLAIIGVETNYGTITGSYRVLDALATLGFYYPRRGAFFARELGEYFRLAEEEGLPLEEVRGSYAGAMGLGQFIPSSYRAYAVDFDESGSRDLWQSLPDALGSVANYLHVHGWRPDEPTALPVEAVPAALDREFPIKPADTLDGLAALGIEFDAGGLAGDTPATLIELEGETGPEYWIGLTNFYVMTRYNRSPLYAMAVSQLAAAIASEAGVEQGPSLATYAGAAGR
- the rodA gene encoding rod shape-determining protein RodA encodes the protein MSTGPIDLRPGLLRFDGWLLGLLAALMAFGLLVLYSASDGSMALVVRQAVRLGIGGVLMLIAAQVPASAYRRWAPWLYAGGITLLIGVLLFGVGRGAQRWLDLGLLRFQPSEIMKIAVPLMVATWMHQKPLPPTLKDFAACAVLIGVPTGLIVVQPDLGTSVLVAGGGVMVLFLAGVRWRWILLGLAGLVAAMPLIWSKLHDYQKNRVLTFLNPESDPLGEGWNIIQSKIAVGTGGLTGRGWMEGSQSRLEFLPEPHTDFILAVLSEEFGFLGVAAVLLLYVAILLRAMHLVGQTRGVFGRMLGGSLVFLFFVYLLVNAGMVSGVLPVVGVPLPLISYGGTSAATLLTGFGIIMGLYSRRKLMR
- the mrdA gene encoding penicillin-binding protein 2; the protein is MKRWSTGAIDPLDARRVDRRLLIVTLLMLASLLAILGRFAQLQLAGHDAFAARAENNRVRLQAVAPNRGLILDRHGRVLAENRAAYRLVMVPERVDDRAEALARVDALVGLSEDERERFALDLTRSRPFQPVTLKTNLSEDQVATLALERHQLAGLEIEPYLTRYYPHGELLAHVVGYVARLDAADLARLDPDDYRATTHTGKTGIERQFEQRLHGRSGIERVETNAQGRVVRVLDRTDPVPGEDLRLSIDLDLQRAAMQALDTSSGAVVALDVASGDVLALVSKPGYDPNLFVNGISSADYRALLDNPYRPLFNRFLSGGYEPGSTIKPFIALAGLDAGLISRDTRVFSSGVFRLPGHSREYRDWRRGGHGWVDLEAALEQSVNVYFYQLAADLGIDAISRELALFGLGQPTGIDLPGEYAGVLPGRSWKRRTLNEPWFPGETVITGIGQGFTVVTPLQLAAMTAALAGRGRTAPPRLVDPAEPVQVIEHDSAHWQTVFDGMQAVIYGNRGTARAVADRVPVPMAGKTGTAQVFGRPQDEDADEREDLPEFLRNHALFIAFAPVDAPEIAVAVVAEHGGGGATVAAPIAAEVLARALGEDGADEPSPADRLADVGGGAP
- the mreD gene encoding rod shape-determining protein MreD; translation: MSRREERDGPLVFAGSLLAALVLTVVPLPDLLEPLRPYWLALVLIYWHLESGRLHGLGAAFGLGLLLDVLTGTLLGRHALSLVILNFLVGRFRNRIRFFPPWQQALAVGALLLNDRIVHLWIVGLLERTWPGWAFWLPPLVGVALWPWLFLLLDALRSHRRGART
- the mreC gene encoding rod shape-determining protein MreC, yielding MNSPYSRRALLGAAGGTARLMAYALLAITLMALDYRGRYVDRVRSLAGQLVEPLVLLVDLPFRGAERFEEFWSRRGELVDRVRTLEREAVERQAALGELADLAIENRTLRSLLDAGRRIDREYLAAELVSIDLDPFAHRILVKRGRGDGVAVGMPVIDDRGVLGQVEDVFAATARVILLTDPDHALPVQALPSGERTIAYGTGQVDRMRLNDLPMNTELEIGDLVVTSGLGGRFPAGLPVGRVVELDRPSGEPFARAGVEPLSAMDRNRLVLILDAEPAPSAVDANAAGVPDPGADGERPASDPDGTTPDEVSATPDAGAAEVDDRAGGGSGNGDPAGDVDGGGP
- a CDS encoding rod shape-determining protein, translated to MFKRLRGLFSNDLSIDLGTANTLIFVRGQGIVLNEPSVVAVRMDRGPGGPQNVASVGIEAKQMLGRTPGNIRTVRPMKDGVIADFDMTEQMLQHFIKKVHSSRFLRPSPRVLVCVPCSSTQVERRAIKESAEGAGAREVFLIEEPMAAAIGAGIPIHEARGSMVLDIGGGTSEVAVLSLNGIVYSNSVRVGGDHFDEAIINYVRRSYGTLIGEATAERIKLEIGCAYPLNETREMEVSGRNLAEGVPKMITMNSNEVLEALSEPLSSITSAVKNALEQTPPELCADVAETGIVLTGGGALLKQLDKLLMEETGLPVIIAEDPLTCVARGGGRAIEMMDENRGDFFFPS
- a CDS encoding carbohydrate kinase family protein, which translates into the protein MSILICGSLAYDNIMVFPERFKDHILPDKTHMLNVAFLVPEMHRNFGGCAGNIAYGLQQLGATPLPMAAVGADFDRYAERLDELGISQAYVLRDDDHFTAQAYITTDLDDNQITAFHPGAMDQNHRNVVPTDGTVAWGIISPDGKQAMLDHSDQFKSAGIPHIFDPGQALPMFNGDELRGLVANADWLTVNSYEWEMIVKKTGWTRGEALAGLKGGLIVTHGGEGSKLLTADGEADIPAVRPERIADPTGCGDAYRAGLLFGLERGWNPVDAARLGSLMGSIKIAHNAPQGYSLDLNDLTARYKTEFGSAMPA